GCGAGGACAAACAGTCGGCGGTCGCGGCGATCAACCGACTCCAGGACGAGCTGGGCGTCACTCTGGAGGCTGCCGCCGTCGTCTACGCCCGTCGGCAGGGGATCGACGTGGCCGAATTCGCCGAGCGCATACGAGGTGATCTGTGATGGTCGAGGATCGAATTACCGACGGTAAACGCGTCGCACAGCTGCTCGCGTCGGAGCTGACGGGACTGGAAACGCCGCCGCTGGATCGGGTCGGCGTCGTCGACGCCACGCCGGAGGTCGAGCCGACGGCGGACGGAACCGCGGCCTACGGCGTCGCGATCGACGGCGACCGGAGCGGGACCGTGACGGTCTTTCCCGACGGTGCGACCCTGTCCGTCGACGGCTCGCTGCCCGAGGCGTTCGAGCCCGCAGACGGGATCGATATCGAGCGCGGCGACGAGGGCGTCGTGGTCCGGATCGAGCACGCGGCGGCCGTCAAAGGTGCCGTCGACGCACTCGTCGCGATCACGGCCGCGTAGGCCCGGAGCTACCGCGAGACCGGCGATTCGACGAGTTTCCTGGAGGTCCAGGCGATGAACCCGGTGAGGATGAGCACGGAGCCAAGCACCGCGAGCGCCGCGGCCGCGAGCCAGACGGCCGTGGCAAAGCCCAGTATCGGCCCCAGCAGGGCCACGGTGATCGGCGAGAAGACCACCAGCAGCGATCCGATGCCGACGATGCGGCGCTGCTCGCGCGTGAGGTCGACGCCGAGTGTGAAAATCTCCCAGCCGTCCTCTGGTTCCGGGGCCGCCAGTCCGACGGAGAACAGCGGGATCCCGACGAACACGAGCACGCCGGAGACGACGGAAGTCCAGAAGGTGTTTGCCAGCGGGAGTCCGAGCAGGGCCCCGATCAACACGAGTGCGAAGCCGCCGACGAGGCCGATCGGGCGGAGACGGGTATCATCGAGCACGGCGTCGAGGTCGGGCAGCTCCCGCGCGACGTGCTCGATGTCGAGCGAACGGTCCATAGGCGGGCCGACGGAAGCCAGCGATTTATAGACCCCGGTCCCCGTATCAGAAATCATAATACCGCCCCCCGTTCCCGGCAGGCGCGTGAAAACTGGGGCCACGGTGGGCCGGCACGGAAGGAAACGCTTGTGTCGGTCGCCGACGCCAGACCGGCCATGGGATTTTTCGATCGACTCGGCCAGCGAATCGCGGCCGCGGACAGCGTCGTCTCCGTCGGCCTCGACCCGGACCCCGACCGACTGCCCGACTGTGTCGCCGACGCGGAGCTGCCCCGCTGGGCGTTCAACCGCCGCGTCATCGACGCGACCCACGAACACGCGGCCTGCTACAAGCCCAACGCCGCCTTCTACGAGGACGCGGACGGGTGGCGCGCGCTCGAAGAGACGATCGCCTACGCCCACGGCAAGGACGTGCCGGTGTTGTTGGACGCAAAGCGCGGCGACATCGGAAACACCGCCCGTCAGTACGCCACGGCACTCGACCTGGCGGACGCGATCACGGTCAACCCCTACATGGGCGGTGACTCGCTGGCTCCGTTCCTCCAGCGCGAAGACGGCGGCGTGTTCGTCCTCTGTCGCACGTCGAACTCTGGCGGGGCGGACCTCCAGGACCTCGAACTGGCGTCGGGCGGGCCGCTGTACGAGCGGGTGGCGACGCTGGCCGAGACCTGGAACGACCGGGGGAACGTCGGCCT
Above is a genomic segment from Halomicrobium sp. LC1Hm containing:
- the pyrF gene encoding orotidine-5'-phosphate decarboxylase, which encodes MGFFDRLGQRIAAADSVVSVGLDPDPDRLPDCVADAELPRWAFNRRVIDATHEHAACYKPNAAFYEDADGWRALEETIAYAHGKDVPVLLDAKRGDIGNTARQYATALDLADAITVNPYMGGDSLAPFLQREDGGVFVLCRTSNSGGADLQDLELASGGPLYERVATLAETWNDRGNVGLVVGATNPDELAGIREVVPDLPFLVPGVGAQGGDAEAAVEHGLADGVGLVNSSRGIIFAGEDAGRGAGGDEDAYFGAAEQAARRLKERLNEHRD